A genome region from Marasmius oreades isolate 03SP1 chromosome 5, whole genome shotgun sequence includes the following:
- the CEL6C gene encoding 1,4-beta-D-glucan cellobiohydrolase cel6c, variant 2 (CAZy:GH6), whose product MTFYSEFLPNTRRASYSLASQVLFQVPVQLVAFHQLAFTTKEMKSSFLLLTALVGVVVATPTPRAACTSPVKLSGNPFQGRTLHANSRYAGEVNNAVAQITDSTLKAKAQKVASVGTFLWLDTIASISTFEKYLTETQCNEIFGVVIYDLPGRDCAAKASNGELAAGDVSTYQTKYIDPIVAIIKKHPEVAIAAIIEPDSLPNLVTNSGLATCQASASGYRQGVQYALKNLNLPNVAMYLDAGHGGWLGWDANLQPGAQELANAYKGAGSPASLRGFSTNVAGWNAWSKVPGEFENTSDGQYNKAQDENRYVNLFGAALASAGMPNHAIVDTGRNAVQGLRDAWGDWCNVDGAGFGVRPTTNTGNSLADAFVWVKPGGESDGTSDSSAQRYDSFCGLADAFKPSPEAGTWNEAFFEMLLKNAVPSF is encoded by the exons ATGACGTTCTACTCTGAATTTCTCCCAAATACCCG GCGGGCTTCATACAGCTTGGCATCCCAGGTTCTCTTCCAGGTCCCAGTCCAGCTTGTAGCCTTTCATCAGCTCGCGTTCACCACAAAAGAAATGAAGTCATCATTCCTCTTGCTCACCGCTTTGGTTGGTGTCGTCGTTGCTACGCCTACGCCTCGCGCTGCTTGTACGAGCCCGGTCAAACTCTCAGGAAACCCGTTCCAAGGACGTACATTACATGCCAACAGCCGCTACgccggcgaagtcaataatGCTGTTGCCCAGATCACTGACTCTACGTTGAAGGCTAAAGCGCAAAAGGTTGCAAGCGTTGGCACTTTCTTGTGGCT AGACACCATCGCCTCGATCAGCACGTTCGAAAAATACCTCACGGAGACTCAATGCAACGAAATTTTCGGTGTCGTCATTTACGATTTACCCGGACGCGACTGTGCTGCCAAGGCATCCAACGGTGAACTGGCTGCTGGTGATGTCAGCACCTACCAGACCAAGTACATCGATC CTATCGTTGCTATTATCAAGAAACACCCCGAAGTTGCAATCGCAGCTATTATCGAACCTGATTCACTTCCCAACCTTGTCACCAACTCCGGCCTTGCGACATGCCAAGCTTCCGCCTCTGGATACCGTCAGGGTGTTCAGTACGCTTtgaagaatttgaatttgccCAACGTGGCGATGTACCTCGACGCCGGTCACGGTGGTTGGCTCGGATGGGATGCTAACCTTC AGCCCGGAGCTCAAGAACTGGCAAACGCCTACAAAGGGGCCGGCTCGCCCGCTTCCCTTCGCGGATTCTCGACGAACGTCGCAGGATGGAACGCATGGTCCAAGGTCCCCGGTGAATTTGAGAACACTTCCGACGGTCAATACAACAAAGCTCAGGACGAGAACCGATATGTGAACCTCTTCGGTGCTGCCCTTGCTAGTGCAGGTATGCCGAACCACGCTATTGTGGATACCGGTAGGAACGCTGTTCAGGGACTCCGTGACGCTTGGGGTGATTGGTGTAAC GTCGACGGTGCCGGCTTTGGTGTTAGGCCAACGaccaacactggaaactcaCTTGCTGATGCATTCGTATGG GTTAAACCCGGTGGTGAATCTGATGGTACTAGTGACTCTTCCGCTCAACGTTACGATTCCTTCTGCGGTCTTGCCGATG CGTTCAAGCCGAGTCCGGAAG CTGGAACTTGGAACGAGGCGTTCTTCGAGATGCTTCTCAAGAACGCTGTCCCGTCCTTCTAA
- the CEL6C gene encoding 1,4-beta-D-glucan cellobiohydrolase cel6c (CAZy:GH6): MKSSFLLLTALVGVVVATPTPRAACTSPVKLSGNPFQGRTLHANSRYAGEVNNAVAQITDSTLKAKAQKVASVGTFLWLDTIASISTFEKYLTETQCNEIFGVVIYDLPGRDCAAKASNGELAAGDVSTYQTKYIDPIVAIIKKHPEVAIAAIIEPDSLPNLVTNSGLATCQASASGYRQGVQYALKNLNLPNVAMYLDAGHGGWLGWDANLQPGAQELANAYKGAGSPASLRGFSTNVAGWNAWSKVPGEFENTSDGQYNKAQDENRYVNLFGAALASAGMPNHAIVDTGRNAVQGLRDAWGDWCNVDGAGFGVRPTTNTGNSLADAFVWVKPGGESDGTSDSSAQRYDSFCGLADAFKPSPEAGTWNEAFFEMLLKNAVPSF; encoded by the exons ATGAAGTCATCATTCCTCTTGCTCACCGCTTTGGTTGGTGTCGTCGTTGCTACGCCTACGCCTCGCGCTGCTTGTACGAGCCCGGTCAAACTCTCAGGAAACCCGTTCCAAGGACGTACATTACATGCCAACAGCCGCTACgccggcgaagtcaataatGCTGTTGCCCAGATCACTGACTCTACGTTGAAGGCTAAAGCGCAAAAGGTTGCAAGCGTTGGCACTTTCTTGTGGCT AGACACCATCGCCTCGATCAGCACGTTCGAAAAATACCTCACGGAGACTCAATGCAACGAAATTTTCGGTGTCGTCATTTACGATTTACCCGGACGCGACTGTGCTGCCAAGGCATCCAACGGTGAACTGGCTGCTGGTGATGTCAGCACCTACCAGACCAAGTACATCGATC CTATCGTTGCTATTATCAAGAAACACCCCGAAGTTGCAATCGCAGCTATTATCGAACCTGATTCACTTCCCAACCTTGTCACCAACTCCGGCCTTGCGACATGCCAAGCTTCCGCCTCTGGATACCGTCAGGGTGTTCAGTACGCTTtgaagaatttgaatttgccCAACGTGGCGATGTACCTCGACGCCGGTCACGGTGGTTGGCTCGGATGGGATGCTAACCTTC AGCCCGGAGCTCAAGAACTGGCAAACGCCTACAAAGGGGCCGGCTCGCCCGCTTCCCTTCGCGGATTCTCGACGAACGTCGCAGGATGGAACGCATGGTCCAAGGTCCCCGGTGAATTTGAGAACACTTCCGACGGTCAATACAACAAAGCTCAGGACGAGAACCGATATGTGAACCTCTTCGGTGCTGCCCTTGCTAGTGCAGGTATGCCGAACCACGCTATTGTGGATACCGGTAGGAACGCTGTTCAGGGACTCCGTGACGCTTGGGGTGATTGGTGTAAC GTCGACGGTGCCGGCTTTGGTGTTAGGCCAACGaccaacactggaaactcaCTTGCTGATGCATTCGTATGG GTTAAACCCGGTGGTGAATCTGATGGTACTAGTGACTCTTCCGCTCAACGTTACGATTCCTTCTGCGGTCTTGCCGATG CGTTCAAGCCGAGTCCGGAAG CTGGAACTTGGAACGAGGCGTTCTTCGAGATGCTTCTCAAGAACGCTGTCCCGTCCTTCTAA
- a CDS encoding uncharacterized protein (BUSCO:EOG09261Y04) encodes MLSRLSRSSVRRSCLTKLAKSGTINVRRGIVQPSGSEQASVMDLPATYKDESHFAPNSDDLGFSFNIPRQEDALTGATRPIYFDNQATTPVDPRVLDAMLPYMTEKFGNPHSRTHSYGWEAEQAVEDARKHIADLIGADSKDIVFTSGATETNNMAIKGVARFHKEKKRHVITVQTEHKCVLDSCRKLGEEGFDITYLPVQRNGVISLNDLEAAVRPDTAIVSVMSVNNETGVVQPIKEIGALLRKHRGIYFHTDAAQAVGKIPIDVNEMNIDLMSISGHKLYGPKGIGAAYVRRRPRVRLEPLISGGGQERGLRSGTLAPALAVGLGEAARIAKQEMARDKAHIQKLSRRLIEGINSQIDHVVRNGDEVNGYPGCVNLSFAYVEGESLLMALKDAALSSGSACTSASLEPSYVLRALGAADDMAHSSLRFGMGRFTTEAEIDFIVKNIVGTVHRLREMSPLWEMVQEGIDINSIDWSQSQH; translated from the exons ATGTTGTCTAGACTATCACGCTCCTCTGTTCGACGCTCATGCCTTACCAAGCTCGCAAAGTCAGGGACAATCAACGTTCGTCGAGGTATTGTGCAACCTTCTGGGTCAGAACAGGCTAGTGTCATGGATCTTCCTGCTACGTACAAAGATGAAAGTCATTTCGCGCCGAACTCAG ATGATTTGGGATTCAGCTTTAACATCCCTCGTCAGGAAGATGCTCTCACCGGCGCAACGAGACCTATCTATTTTGATAATCAA GCAACCACCCCCGTCGACCCGCGTGTTCTCGACGCTATGCTCCCATACATGACAGAGAAATTTGGCAATCCTCACAGTCGAACTCATTCTTACGGTTGGGAAGCAGAACAAGCCGTAGAAGACGCCAGAAAG CATATCGCAGACCTTATTGGTGCCGACTCAAAGGACATTGTATTCACTTCTGGAGCAACAGAAACGAATAATATGGCAATCAAGGGTGTCGCTCGATTCcacaaggagaaaaagaGACATGTTATCACGGTGCAAACG GAACACAAGTGTGTTCTTGACTCGTGCCGCAAACTCGGAGAGGAGGGATTTGATATTACCTACCTTCCGGTGCAACGGAATGGTGTCATCTCGTTGAACGACCTCGAGGCTGCCGTCCGCCCAGATACAGCGATTGTATCAGTTATGTCAGTCAATAACGAGACCGGAGTTGTTCAGCCAATCAAGGAGATCGGGGCTCTACTTCGGAAGCATCGTGGTATTTATTTCCACACAGATGCAGCTCAAGCAGTCGGAAAAATACCTATTGACGTCAATGAGATGAACATCGACTTGATGAGTATCTCAGGGCACAAGTTGTACGGACCGAAAGGTATCGGAGCTGCGTATGTCAGGAGGAGGCCGAGAGTGAGATTGGAGCCTCTCATCAGTGGTGGAGGGCAGGAGAGAGGTTTGAGGAGTGGTACATTAGCACCTGCCTTGGCTGTAGGACTTGGAGAGGCTGCGCGTATCGCTAAACAAGAGATGGCG AGAGACAAAGCTCATATCCAGAAGCTCTCGCGAAGGTTGATCGAGGGAATCAACTCTCAAATTGATCATGTCGTCCGCAACGGGGATGAAGTTAACGGATACCCTGGCTGTGTCAATCTTAGTTTCGCGTACGTTGAGGGGGAGAGTCTCCTGATGGCATTAAAG GATGCTGCTCTGTCATCAGGTAGTGCATGCACATCCGCTTCGCTGGAGCCCTCTTATGTGCTACGTGCTTTAG GTGCTGCGGACGATATGGCACACTCCTCGTTGCGATTTGGTATGGGTCGTTTCACCACCGAGGCGGAAATCGATTTCATAGTCAAGAATATCGTTGGCACCGTTCATCGCTTACGGGAGATGAG CCCGTTATGGGAGATGGTTCAAGAGGGTATCGATATCAATTCCATTGATTGGTCTCAATCGCAACACTGA